The Streptosporangiales bacterium genome contains the following window.
CAGCCGCGCCTTCTCGACCTCCGTGCGCTCGTTCTGCCGCTGCTTCCGGAACACGGTCAAGGTCCGGAACTCGTTGCCGTTGCGGTGGTACGTCACCCGCGTGTTGACGTTCTGGGCCCGGAAACGGAGCTCGTACAGGCCGCCGTTGAGCGACTTGGAGTGCGGTTCGCGTATCTGGGGGCCCTGCTGCTGCAACCGGTCGAAGGCCTGGTCGGCACGGGCCTTGTGGGCGGAGTTGAGGCCCTTGTACCAGTCCTGTACGTCCTTCGAGTGCGCGATCGTCCATTTCTGGTCGTTCATCGGCCGTCCACCACCAGACGCGTGGGTCGCGCTGTCGCCGGGGTGGGCAGCCGCAACGGTTCGTTGCCTGGCGTGAGTGAGCCGAGCACCGACGGCTCGCGCGCGCCGGTGGCCGACGGTACGGTGCCGGCGATGCCGTGCACGCTGAGGAAGCCGAGCAGCGCGAACGCGTACGCCTCCTTGCCGGTCGCCGGGATGCCGTACGTGTCGACGGGGACCAGGGACGCCGGCGCACAGTGTGCGCGCATCCTGGCCAGCAGCGTCGGGTTGTGCGTGCCACCGCCAGCGATCACCAGCTCGGCGAGCTGGTGGTCGTGACAGGTGCGGCCGGCGAGGGTGGCGGTGAGCTCGGTGAGGGTGGCGACCAGGTCGTCGCCGTCGACGCCGGCGCCGGACCGCTGCTCCAGCCGGGCCACGTGCTCGGCCACGTATTCGGTGTGGAACAGCTCCTTGCCGGTCGACTTCGGCGGCGCCAGCTCGTAGTACGGCTCGGCGAGCAGGTCGGCGAGGAGATCGTCGTGTACGTGACCACGTGCGGCGCGTGCGCCGTCGAGGTCCATCGACTCCGTCCCTCCAGACAGCCGCCCGACCGTCGTGTCGATGAGCGCGTTCGCGGGTCCGATGTCCCACGCGAGCAGCTCGCCGTTCGTGCGGACTGTGACGTTCGCGATGCCGCCGAGGTTCAACGAGCCGCGCGGCGCGCCGTCGTGCAGGAGCAGCAGCTCGTCGAAGAGCGACACCAGCGGCGCGCCCTGGCCGCCGCGCGTGATGTCGCGCGTACGCAGGTCGGAGACGACGGCGCAGCCGGTGGCCGCGGCGATCCACGCCGGTGCGCCGAGCTGCAGGGTGCCGCGGGCCTGCCGGCCCTCGACCCAGTGGTAGACGGTCTGGCCGTGCGAGACGACCAGGTCGGCGTTGCCCGCGGTCAGCTGGTCCACGCCGCGCTCGGCCGCGGCGCCGAACAGCTGGCCGAGCTCGGTGTCGAGCTGGCAGATCTCCGCGAGCGTCGTGCGGGCGGGTGGCAGCACGCCGGCCAGCCGGCTGCGCAGCTCGTCGGGGAAGTCGACGGTCAGGGTGCCGAGCGGGGTGGCACGGACCGTCTCGCCTTCGATGCGGAAGTCGGCGGCCGCGAGCTCGACGGCGTCGTAAGACGTGCCGCTCATCACGCCGAGTACCCGCATTACGCCAGCCTGCCAGATCGCGCGGCGCGGGCGACCGTTTCCAGCACGGCCAGCCAGCGCGCTTCGTACGGCGCCGGTGGCGGCGCCGCGGTCACGTGCAGCCGGTTGGTGAGCAGCGCCACGGTGAGCCCGTGGTTCGGCAGTACCGCGAAGCCGATGCCGGGGAAGCCGGTGTGCCCGTACGCGTCCACGTCGCTGTCGCCGTCGTGCACCTGCCAGCGGCGGAATCCCGACGCCTGGCCGGGATCGGCGCCGATGGTGAGGAAGCGGTGTACGGTCGGCGCGCGCCAGTAGCCGTCGCCGCGCAGCGAGCCGAGGACGCAGCGGCCGAACGCCACCAGGTCGGCGCCGGTGCCGAACAGGCCTGCGTGGCCGGCGACACCACGGAATGCGTGGTAGGCGTTGCCGTCGTCGACCTCACCGACACGCACCCGGGACCGCCAGCGGTGGAACGTCGCCGTCGAGGCGCCGACGGGGTACGGGGTGCCGGTGTCGATCATGCGCCGCTCGACGACGTCGCCAGGCGCACCCGCCGCCACCGGGGTGCCCGCGGGGACACCGGCGTACCGCAGGCTGTTGAGCCCGAGCGGCTCGAACACCAGCTCCCATGCCGCGTGCTCGAGCGGCTGCCCGGCGACCACCTGCACGACCTGGGCAAGCAGCATGAACCCGAGGTCGGAGTAGTGCCTGCCGGAGCGTGGTGGGTAGCGCAACGGCAGCCGGGTGACGAGCTCGAGCGCGGCGGCGGGGTCGCCGGCGGTCAGGTACGTCGGCCACCACTCCCACAACCCGGCCCGGTGTTCGAGGAGATCCGCGACGGTGGTGTCGGGGTGTGGCCAGCCGCCGAGGTAGCGCCGCACCTGGTCGGCGAGGTCGAGCTGGCCGCGGTCCACCAGGGTCAGCACGGCGGCCGTCGTGGCGACGAGCTTGGTCACCGAGCCCAGGTCGTGCGCGGTACCTGCGGTCATCGGCAACGGTCGGGCGAGCGGCCCGGCGTCGTCGAAGACCTGGCGGTAGCCCGTCGCGTACGTGTGCGTACTCTCGGTCCGCCCGATCGCCAGGCAGGCGCCGGGTGGCGCCGCCGTCGCGGACTCGTCCACCAGGGAGTCCAGCACAACGGTCAGGTCTGGTCCCACCACCGTTGCACGTTAGCATTTGCCCCACTTGATTATCTGAGACGTAAATGAGTAACGTGCTTCGACACGGCAATCGGAGGTAGCCACCATGGCTCGGCGTCGAAGTGCACTCGCGTTCTTCTCCAGCGTCGTACTCGTCGCAGGCGCAGCGGCCTGTGCACCCGCTGGGTCGGAGTCTGAGGACAAGGGCAGCGGCAAGTTC
Protein-coding sequences here:
- a CDS encoding anhydro-N-acetylmuramic acid kinase; protein product: MRVLGVMSGTSYDAVELAAADFRIEGETVRATPLGTLTVDFPDELRSRLAGVLPPARTTLAEICQLDTELGQLFGAAAERGVDQLTAGNADLVVSHGQTVYHWVEGRQARGTLQLGAPAWIAAATGCAVVSDLRTRDITRGGQGAPLVSLFDELLLLHDGAPRGSLNLGGIANVTVRTNGELLAWDIGPANALIDTTVGRLSGGTESMDLDGARAARGHVHDDLLADLLAEPYYELAPPKSTGKELFHTEYVAEHVARLEQRSGAGVDGDDLVATLTELTATLAGRTCHDHQLAELVIAGGGTHNPTLLARMRAHCAPASLVPVDTYGIPATGKEAYAFALLGFLSVHGIAGTVPSATGAREPSVLGSLTPGNEPLRLPTPATARPTRLVVDGR
- a CDS encoding type II toxin-antitoxin system RelE/ParE family toxin → MNDQKWTIAHSKDVQDWYKGLNSAHKARADQAFDRLQQQGPQIREPHSKSLNGGLYELRFRAQNVNTRVTYHRNGNEFRTLTVFRKQRQNERTEVEKARLRMKSDRAILDRAGKEQGGSGQQRGQGGRQAQQSRQSQQGRSQSPQTKAQRKQARRDRGR
- a CDS encoding serine hydrolase; amino-acid sequence: MVGPDLTVVLDSLVDESATAAPPGACLAIGRTESTHTYATGYRQVFDDAGPLARPLPMTAGTAHDLGSVTKLVATTAAVLTLVDRGQLDLADQVRRYLGGWPHPDTTVADLLEHRAGLWEWWPTYLTAGDPAAALELVTRLPLRYPPRSGRHYSDLGFMLLAQVVQVVAGQPLEHAAWELVFEPLGLNSLRYAGVPAGTPVAAGAPGDVVERRMIDTGTPYPVGASTATFHRWRSRVRVGEVDDGNAYHAFRGVAGHAGLFGTGADLVAFGRCVLGSLRGDGYWRAPTVHRFLTIGADPGQASGFRRWQVHDGDSDVDAYGHTGFPGIGFAVLPNHGLTVALLTNRLHVTAAPPPAPYEARWLAVLETVARAARSGRLA